The Drosophila innubila isolate TH190305 chromosome 2R unlocalized genomic scaffold, UK_Dinn_1.0 1_C_2R, whole genome shotgun sequence DNA window AggtttttataatattgtattaataaataaacttataaaaaaataacaatattacgTTAACAATAAGTATTACTTTACTTTCTTACACAATGGGAATTctttaagcaacaaaaatttgtcGAATTAGACAGAATTAGTGATTGGTGTtaagaaatttgattttttgtatagCTATTTAGCATCGCAagaaaattagtttatcgTCCGATTTAAGCCCGtgtcaattatttattaagtgtcAAGGTTCCATTACAAATAGTTTTGTTGTATCCTACGCATCTATTTtctacaaaatatatgtatttacaataTGTTacataaaaaccaaatttttacACGAAGTGTACGTAATAATGCAGCCGTACTCTCTTATTAACATCTAAGATcaataacattttcttttataatgaCGCTGATGTGTTGAGCATAACGTGCTCTTCCTCCGTTCAAACAACTCAACACACACGGAATGAAATGCAGCAAGTTGTAGTGTTTTGGAATACATAtgggaatatatatacatatatgggtCGCTTGTCACAGCGCCAGCCGAGCTCCGTTTCGATTCCAGGCAACATTCCAATACTCTTCCATTGCAATCTCAGTTCCTGACAGAGAACAATTGTGCAATTTTACTTGCATGGGATTTACAGAACTCGTAACCGATTTTCGCCGTCTTTTTTAGCGCCTctgttttgctgctgttgctgacgcTGTGATTCGCTGTTGCCACGGCCATGTCACCATACTGAGCTACCGCAGTCGTGCCCGGTTGGGATGTTGCTGGTCccgctgacgtcgacgtcagctgATGTTGCGGGAACATGCGTCGCAGCACATAGTTGAAGCCATTGGAAGCCTTGTTGCCGTTCATCTTAAATCGTTCAATGCCAAAGGCGCGAATTGCACGGGAGAAGCCAAATACCTGAGAGCTGATGTAAGCCCGCCGGATGGCCAAAGTCCGTCCGTCGTTTTGTTCGCTATATATGACAATTTCATCGACTTTCTGAAATAGGTAATTATTGGCTTAAAGTTGTCTTTGTGCAAAGCAAAGGTTCAAAGGTCACTCACCATGATTTTCTTCATTCCCAGATTTCGGGTAAATGTTGTAAACGTCTTTTTCACCGGATCCAGCACAGAGTCCTCAACAATCTTGACCGGCACATTGTTGTAGAACCTAGCACCCCATTTGGGCACAGGATTGGTCTTGGAAAGTAGACGACGTGAATACAATTTACCATCGCGCACCTCACGCTTGATGGTATCTTCGGTTAGGACATGAGTGCTGGACGGATTCGGGTATCGGTTCCAATAGGCACAAACGACATGTTTCCAGCTGTAGTCGAACACGGTCTCCGTGCGGCACGTTGACGCGGTCACCACCATGACGACAATACTGATAACAGATTCACAGAAGCGTTGCCAGAACGAAAGTGAAAATCACTGCATGCGTCCCGTGTCCCGCGTCCCTGAActgtgtttgttgttcttgttgaaCATAAAATCCGAAGACAAATCAATAGCAGTTCGCGTTTTGGGAATGCTATAAATAGCGAGTGTTAAACGAACCTTCTTGAAGACTGTGGACTGCAGAGCTCCAATGTATGctttttttgatgttgttgttgctgttgttgtatccGTGCCCCAATCGTTGCTCCCGAGGCCTACTCGTCCAGACTGagaattttgttttctctttGCGTTCGTTGTGTAACTGCGTCACGCACACAGGGTGCTTCCCGTGCCGAAGCTGTAATTGCCAATTTAAGCCCTTTTATGAATTACAATTTTCTGCTCTCTATGGAATTTGCCGTCATTCACTactattatctttttttttgtattgtattggcaaataaaaatgcttaatataatttaaaaaattaagccaATTAAACTACTCGATTAGCGAGCCCACCGGAAACAGCTGACGAGGTAAGCTATTTTATGCCCAAATGATGACACTTTGTTAAATTGTCCGATCTGGCAACATGTACAATTTTGGGTAAAATGTCAAAAGtggtaacttaaaatttttccaacttgttttttatgtcaattttttaaatttgaatctagacttttttaaacttttgcagaatttttgttgcaattgtctaaatttttttaatatttttttaagaattaaatatgtaacttCTCTTCCCTTGGGATGAAAAGCTTCAAaccttaattaaaatgttcacctttattttatgaaatttagaattttaaattttcttaaaattattaatttattggaaAGTAAgggcattttaaaaatttgcgaCATGGCGCCCAACTCTGACCAACTGAATAATGAACTAAATGAGTGAACGAAAATGGCTCCTTTTTCCAGATCGGTGAATTTAACAGGGTGTCAAGCTTTCGGTCGGGCGGCAGCATTTGGTCAGGTGGCAACGTTTTGTTCTTTCGCACAGACTTTCCATCGTTGACGCACACGGCGCACGGTACAAATTCATTTAACGCGactttaacaataaataaacgcATTAAAAATGGCTTTCGGTGATGTCAAGACCCCACAGGGCCTCAAGGAGTTGAACAACTTCCTGGCCGACAACAGCTACATTAGCGGGTAAGCACAAAACGAATCTGTTATTTATTGTGAGGTTATGTGCGGAAACCACGTCGGCATGCAAATAATtgctatatataaaatgttgttcTTGTCTATTCAGCTACACACCAAGCAAGGCCGATTTGTCCGTGTTCGATGCGTTGGGCAAGGCACCAGCTGGTGACTACGCACATGTTGCACGCTGGTACCGTCACATTGCCTCCTTCGAGGCTGGAGAGCGTTCCGCCTGGACCGGTGCTCCTCTGCCCCAATTGGCCGGTGGCAAGCCCACAGTTGCCGCTGCAGCCAAGCCAGccgatgacgacgatgatgtCGATCTGTTCGGCTCTGACGATGAAGAGGATGAGGAGGCCGAGCGTCTCAAGGCTGAACGCGTTGCTGCCTACGCTGCCAAGAAGTCAAAGAAACCCGCCCTGATTGCCAAGTCCTCGGTGCTGCTGGATGTGAAGCCATGGGACGATGAGACCGACATGAAAGAGATGGAGAAGCATGTGCGCACCATCGAGATGGACGGTCTGCTGTGGGGTGCATCCAAACTGGTCCCAGTTGGCTATGGCATCAACAAGCTGCAGATTATGTGCGTCATTGAGGACGAGAAGGTCTCCATTGATCTGCTGCAGGAGAAGATTGAGGAGTTCGAGGACTTTGTTCAGTCCGTCGATATTGCTGCCTTCAACAAGATCTAAGCATTTGTAACAACCAACAACTATACAAGCATtctaaataaaactcaagcaactaatatatatatttgtctcTTTCTTGCGCTTTCTGTGATTGGAGCGTCGCATCGGTCAAGTTCGTGTGCAAAGTCATTCGTTTGAGCGAAAGCTTCGCCATCTTGACATAAGAGCATTGCTTTTCGAACTAAGACTTAGTCTCTCGCGCAACTCGAAAGCGTTCGGAACAACTGTGAAATAAACACAACAGTGATACTTTGACTTTGagcttttgcatttgtttagaATTTCAATAACTACACATCTTATTTTTCGGACAATGGCTTCCAACAAATTGTGCTGCACTTTGGCGTTTGGTGCTTTACTTTGCTTGGGATTCGTGGTGCTGATCCAAGCTCAAAGTAAGTGAAATTATATAGAATTGTGTACATTTTAATCAGCGATTCCGTCATAcattttgtcaatttgtttcaaatgcgAAATGGAAATATCTGACCAACAGATTCGtgcattaaattaacattaattatcCATCAAATAAAGATTGTTTTGTTGAGCTTTTGTATATAATACGAGCAAACGGATATATTTGTTTACGATATATCTTTCTTCACTCTTATTTTAagcttataattattttccaatttatacaaatgatTTACAATAATGACTAAATCAATTATTTGATTGTTATTGAGCTGGGGCAATATCATCATTGGGGGCATTGACAGAGGATTCCAATTACTTACACGGCATTCGCCAAGTACTTCCGATAACTCATGGAGCGGAACTAAGCGCAataattgtttgtttcttCTTACATGCCTCTTACAAATTGCATAACTTTGCTGattagtttaaatatattaatttgtgtaTTAAATCAACAAGGCAAATGAGCTGTGATTAAGCAAACTGttcaaaatgcaacaaaatgatTGATAGATATACACTTGGTGAATTTTCTCAATTATCGTCTatgcgtatttttaatattcttgatGCCATTGATTAgcttgtttaatattaaatccGGGAAAAGCACGACTTTTGTATGTGACACTCTGCTAAGCATTGTAAAGTACCCAGAATTAAAAACCTATGGCGtatgtacataatatatacacattGTCTGCCCTTCGTGAGCGACAATACCACTATCTGATTTAGCTAGTttatagaaaatgttttttttcccCTCTAATTATATACTAATTATTtactacaaatattaatattaaaatgcatattatttaattataatcagattaataattcaaatttcgACCTATTTTAATGACCATAAGATGGTTCATTGAACCCAAACGTAGATACCAAAAGAGTAGTCCAATCAGGTCTCATGCGTGGGCGAGCCGAAAACAAAGAAATCGTGAAAATACAATAACGACTTCACACTCAAAGAAAAATGTactgattttttaaagaattgtaattatattttcctgctttttttctctctgcaGAAAGTTGTACAAAGTACATTATGATAATGATATTCCATACAGAAATTTACGTAGATCCATCAAGTTGGACATTTGACAACCCGCTATAAAGCGTGATTTGAATACAAACTTTgggttttaaaaatcaattttttcactTAACTGGAAACATCTTCGTGCAACTTGCTGTAACCTTGAGTAGcccacaaaaatattaaaaacaatataaacatCAGACATTGTTCAATATTAAACAAGAATATCGCAATTCGCTGGAATCGTGCGTTTGATAAGCCATATAAACTCATCGCCAACATGGCAAGAGATCAAACTAGTCATAGTGCTCGACTAGGAGATACCCCTGCTTtcaattaactaaataaatttaaaaattctacttagctagttatagtttagtttttatgttttttcatgtttattacaaaaatttcaaatagtcAAAAGTGTCCtcaactaaaaattttggtCAATAATGATCAATAGAATATCAACCCACCTCCCTATGACAGTTACAAAGTAAAATTTTCCCTCGCAGTTTTTATAGGGtattgaaatacaaaaatttaagatgtAGAAGACTCAATGCTGCCATTGAAAGTTGCAAAACTAGTTCGGCACTGACTGAGAGATGACAGATACAACGAAACGGAACGGAACTTCAGGTT harbors:
- the LOC117784585 gene encoding protein preli-like is translated as MVVTASTCRTETVFDYSWKHVVCAYWNRYPNPSSTHVLTEDTIKREVRDGKLYSRRLLSKTNPVPKWGARFYNNVPVKIVEDSVLDPVKKTFTTFTRNLGMKKIMKVDEIVIYSEQNDGRTLAIRRAYISSQVFGFSRAIRAFGIERFKMNGNKASNGFNYVLRRMFPQHQLTSTSAGPATSQPGTTAVAQYGDMAVATANHSVSNSSKTEALKKTAKIGYEFCKSHASKIAQLFSVRN
- the LOC117784178 gene encoding probable elongation factor 1-beta, producing MAFGDVKTPQGLKELNNFLADNSYISGYTPSKADLSVFDALGKAPAGDYAHVARWYRHIASFEAGERSAWTGAPLPQLAGGKPTVAAAAKPADDDDDVDLFGSDDEEDEEAERLKAERVAAYAAKKSKKPALIAKSSVLLDVKPWDDETDMKEMEKHVRTIEMDGLLWGASKLVPVGYGINKLQIMCVIEDEKVSIDLLQEKIEEFEDFVQSVDIAAFNKI